The Actinomycetes bacterium region CGATCTCGGGGCCAAGGAGGCGCTGCTGGCCGAGGACGGCGACGTGTATTTCACGACGCCGCACTTCGACGGGTACCCGGCGATCCTCGTGCGTCTGGACCGGATCGCGATGCCCGAGCTTGAGGAGCTGCTGGTCGAGGCCTGGCTGAG contains the following coding sequences:
- a CDS encoding MmcQ/YjbR family DNA-binding protein produces the protein DLGAKEALLAEDGDVYFTTPHFDGYPAILVRLDRIAMPELEELLVEAWLSRAPKRLATEYLDASR